One Phyllostomus discolor isolate MPI-MPIP mPhyDis1 chromosome 10, mPhyDis1.pri.v3, whole genome shotgun sequence genomic window carries:
- the LOC114507628 gene encoding M-phase-specific PLK1-interacting protein — protein MHRQNFRPPTPPYPGPGAGGWGSGSSFRGTSGGGGPRPPSPRDGYGSPHHTPSYGPLCRPYGSSHSPRHGGSFPGGRFGSPSPGGYPGSYSRSPAGSQQQFGYSPGQQHTHPQGSPRTSTPFGSGRGREKRMSNELESYFKPSMLEDPWAGLEPVSVVDISQQYSSTQTFTGKKGRYFC, from the exons ATGCACCGACAGAATTTTCGACCCCCGACTCCTCCTTACCCCGGGCCGGGTGCAGGAGGTTGGGGTAGCGGGAGCAGCTTCCGGGGCACCTCGGGCGGAGGCGGACCACGGCCGCCCTCCCCTCGGGACGGGTACGGGAGTCCTCATCACACGCCGTCGTACGGGCCCCTCTGTAGGCCCTACGGGAGCAGCCATTCTCCACGACACGGCGGCAGCTTCCCCGGGGGCCGGTTCGGGTCTCCGTCCCCTGGCGGTTACCCTGGCTCCTACTCCAGGTCCCCCGCGGGGTCCCAGCAGCAATTCGGCTACTCCCCAGGGCAGCAGCACACCCACCCCCAG ggtTCTCCAAGGACATCTACACCTTTTGGATCAGGGCGTggtagagaaaaaagaatgtcTAATGAGTTGGAAAGTTATTTCAAGCCTTCAATGCTTGAAGATCCTTGGGCTGGCCTAGAACCAGTATCTGTAGTGGATATAAGCCAACAGTACAGCAGTACTCAAACATTCACAGGCAAAAAAGGAAGATACTTTTGTTAA